The DNA segment CTTGGCTACGGCGACAATCCTGTGTTCCCCGGCTTATGGGAGTGGTCCCTGTTGCACACGGGTGCTTCTCTGCAAGGCGCCCGACTCTTGTCTGAGGGCAAGGCCCGGCTGGCATTCAATATAGCAGGCGGGCTCCATCATGCGCTCGCCGACAGAGCTTCAGGCTTCTGTTATCTCAATGATCCCGTTGTGGCAATCCATCATTTTCTGGAAAAAGGTATGCGGGTTCTCTACCTGGATATTGATGCTCACCACGGCGACGGTGTCCAGTGGGCCTTCTACCACAGCCCCGAAGTGCTCACCGTGTCTTTCCACCAGGACGGCCGCTCTCTCTTTCCTGGCACGGGCAGCGTCTCTGAATCTGGACAGGGCAGAGGCGCTGGCTATGCCGTGAACATCCCAATGCTGCCGGGTGCAGACGATGAGGTCTTTCTCAGGGGCTTCCGAACTCTTGTGCCTCCTCTCATGGACCGCTTCCAGCCGGATGTTATTGTCAGCCAGCTGGGAGTAGACAGTCTGCGTGAAGATCCACTTGCGTCGCTCGAACTCACCACCAACGGCTTTGCCGAGGCTGTGGCCATGCTCCTGGAGTTCAATCTACCCTTGCTGGCTCTGGGA comes from the Deltaproteobacteria bacterium genome and includes:
- a CDS encoding acetoin utilization protein AcuC is translated as MTDREDRPGRRVFLYSERYFSFSYGMNHPLKIDRLRLTYELCQAYGLFDLADSQLMESEPASEAEVLRFHTRSYLEALKQASKGQLSSSRVHGLGYGDNPVFPGLWEWSLLHTGASLQGARLLSEGKARLAFNIAGGLHHALADRASGFCYLNDPVVAIHHFLEKGMRVLYLDIDAHHGDGVQWAFYHSPEVLTVSFHQDGRSLFPGTGSVSESGQGRGAGYAVNIPMLPGADDEVFLRGFRTLVPPLMDRFQPDVIVSQLGVDSLREDPLASLELTTNGFAEAVAMLLEFNLPLLALGGGGYHIFNVARAWTLAWAIMNQVEIPDTLPPHWPHNPGLYQSVSKTLRDQPHRSTGHERCARYMDECLSYLTEHVLPLISKDTG